One Microlunatus soli genomic window carries:
- a CDS encoding helix-turn-helix domain-containing protein, whose amino-acid sequence MSAPTSAAPTVPASSVIGDLLRDWRIRRRRSQLDVAIAAEVSTRHLSFVETGRSRPSPMMIERLCDELDVPLRERNALHLAAGLAPPHRESGLQDLGSARSAIDAVLTGHLPSPAAAVDVHWDLVAANPMMQYFLADLPERLREPVNMLRSTLHPDGLLPRLANPRQWRRHALNRVRRQFDRTGDPGLSELYAELSAYPEPEPGPGEHGSPDDDLVVGLRMLTDNGELAFLYTVTVFGAPRDVTLDELAIETFFPADDATREQLAMLATRIATDH is encoded by the coding sequence ATGTCCGCTCCGACCTCGGCTGCCCCAACGGTCCCGGCCTCGTCAGTGATCGGTGATCTGCTCCGCGACTGGCGGATCCGGCGCCGCCGTTCGCAACTCGATGTCGCGATCGCGGCCGAGGTGTCGACCCGACATCTGAGCTTCGTCGAGACCGGCCGGTCGCGCCCGAGCCCGATGATGATCGAACGGCTCTGCGACGAGCTGGACGTTCCGCTGCGGGAACGCAATGCGCTGCATCTGGCCGCCGGCCTCGCCCCGCCGCATCGGGAGAGTGGGCTGCAGGACCTCGGTTCGGCACGGTCCGCGATCGACGCGGTGCTGACCGGTCATCTGCCGAGCCCTGCCGCAGCGGTCGACGTGCACTGGGACCTGGTCGCCGCGAACCCGATGATGCAGTATTTTCTCGCCGACCTCCCCGAACGGCTCCGCGAGCCGGTGAACATGCTGCGTTCGACGCTGCACCCCGACGGCCTGCTGCCGCGGCTGGCCAATCCGCGACAGTGGCGGCGGCACGCGCTGAACCGGGTCCGTCGCCAGTTCGACCGCACCGGCGACCCGGGCCTCAGCGAGCTGTACGCCGAACTGTCGGCCTATCCGGAACCGGAGCCCGGTCCGGGTGAGCACGGCAGCCCCGACGACGACCTCGTCGTCGGCTTGCGGATGCTGACCGACAACGGTGAGCTCGCGTTCCTGTACACCGTCACCGTCTTCGGAGCGCCGCGGGATGTGACGCTGGACGAGCTCGCCATCGAGACCTTCTTCCCGGCCGACGACGCCACCCGAGAACAGTTGGCGATGCTGGCGACGCGGATCGCCACTGATCACTGA
- a CDS encoding FAD-binding and (Fe-S)-binding domain-containing protein, translating into MLAAAQRRGLDDAVHADTLTRALYSSDASLYRIVPQLVARPRTADELVEIGLLAAEHGVPITSRGAGTSIAGNAVGAGIILNTSRHLNKIIDIDPEARTATVEPGIVHAALQREATKVGLRFGPDPSSHTRCTVGGMIGNNACGSRALGYGRTSDNLAELEVATLDGGRHTLRPDSSPADSPLFGSLERLVHDRLATIRTEFGTFGRQVSGYAMENLLPERGFDILKFFAGTEGTLGMITRATVRLVADAPSKIMIALGYPSMPEAADAVPAILPYRPTAAEGLDSRIVDVVRRQQGEGSVPALPRGAGWMLVELTGEDDQEVRSRAQRVLADSGCLDGFLVDDPAQAARLWKIREDGAGLAAVSLSRPAHAGWEDTAVPPEHLGSYLRRFDELMGEHGVEGLPYGHFGDGCVHIRIDFPLWEDDGAARYRRFVEEAADLVAGYGGSMSGEHGDGRHRSALLPKMYSPRAIELFGAVKQIFDPKNLLNPGVLVDPAPLDADLRIPQVRTRPLAMLEPHFTGEVHRCTGVGKCVASNPAGSGTGGVMCPSFQATGEEKDSTRGRSRVLEEMINGTLIDGGWSSPQVHDALDLCLSCKGCRRDCPTGIDMAAYKAEVLDRTYDGRLRPRAHYALGWLPRWGRLITRIPGLARLANLSLGLPGVGRLLKIIAGIDPRRSLPSFETAARQIRSRAAVAGPARSLQGLGSVTKHGPVIIWTDSLSSQFAGGPIASAITVLRSAGYQPYLLGRDACCGLTWITTGQLDGARRQLRHALDVLAPYAEAGIPIVGLEPSCLAVWRSDAPELLPDDHRVPTVAAQVSTLAELLTGTEGWQPPDLTDVELVVQPHCHHSSVIGWQTDAALLARTGAKITTVGGCCGLAGNFGMEQGHYEVSLKVAEHDLLPAVRQAGPDAIVLADGFSCRTQLAELSDRSAISLADLLAR; encoded by the coding sequence ATGCTCGCCGCAGCGCAGCGCCGCGGACTCGACGATGCCGTGCACGCCGACACCCTGACCCGGGCGCTGTATTCCAGCGACGCGTCGCTGTATCGGATCGTGCCCCAGCTGGTCGCCCGGCCGCGGACCGCCGACGAACTGGTCGAGATCGGCCTGTTGGCCGCCGAGCACGGGGTGCCGATCACCAGCCGCGGTGCCGGCACGTCCATCGCCGGCAACGCCGTCGGCGCCGGCATCATCCTGAACACCTCGCGCCATCTGAACAAGATCATCGACATCGACCCCGAAGCCCGGACCGCAACGGTCGAGCCGGGCATCGTGCACGCCGCGCTGCAACGCGAGGCCACCAAGGTCGGACTGCGGTTCGGCCCGGATCCGTCCTCGCACACCCGGTGCACCGTCGGCGGCATGATCGGCAACAACGCCTGCGGCTCCCGAGCGCTGGGCTACGGCCGGACCTCGGACAATCTGGCCGAGCTGGAGGTCGCCACCCTGGACGGCGGCCGGCACACGCTGCGGCCGGACAGCTCCCCCGCAGACTCGCCGCTGTTCGGATCGCTGGAGCGGCTCGTTCATGATCGACTGGCGACGATCCGCACCGAGTTCGGCACCTTCGGCCGTCAGGTCTCCGGTTATGCGATGGAAAATCTGCTGCCCGAACGCGGCTTCGACATCCTGAAGTTCTTCGCCGGCACCGAAGGCACGCTGGGCATGATCACCCGCGCCACCGTCCGGTTGGTGGCCGACGCCCCGAGCAAGATCATGATCGCGCTCGGCTATCCGAGCATGCCCGAGGCGGCCGACGCCGTACCGGCCATCCTGCCCTACCGACCGACAGCCGCCGAAGGCCTGGATTCCCGGATCGTCGACGTGGTACGCCGCCAGCAGGGCGAGGGCTCGGTACCGGCACTGCCGCGCGGAGCCGGCTGGATGCTGGTCGAGCTGACCGGTGAGGACGACCAGGAGGTCCGGTCCCGGGCGCAGCGGGTGCTGGCCGACTCCGGTTGCCTGGACGGCTTCCTGGTCGATGATCCCGCCCAGGCCGCGCGGCTGTGGAAGATCCGTGAGGACGGCGCCGGACTGGCCGCGGTCAGCCTGTCCCGGCCGGCGCACGCCGGCTGGGAGGATACGGCGGTGCCGCCGGAGCACCTCGGTTCCTATCTGCGTCGGTTCGACGAGCTGATGGGCGAACACGGGGTGGAGGGGTTGCCGTACGGGCACTTCGGCGACGGGTGTGTGCACATCCGGATCGACTTCCCGTTGTGGGAGGACGACGGCGCCGCCCGCTATCGGCGCTTCGTGGAAGAGGCCGCCGACCTGGTCGCCGGCTACGGCGGCTCGATGTCCGGCGAGCACGGCGACGGCCGGCACCGTTCGGCGCTGTTGCCGAAGATGTACTCACCGCGGGCGATCGAACTGTTCGGCGCGGTGAAGCAGATCTTCGATCCGAAGAACCTGCTCAACCCCGGTGTGCTGGTCGACCCGGCGCCACTGGACGCCGATCTGCGGATCCCTCAGGTCAGGACCCGGCCGTTGGCGATGTTGGAACCGCACTTCACCGGCGAGGTGCACCGCTGCACCGGTGTCGGCAAGTGCGTGGCCAGCAACCCGGCCGGCAGCGGAACGGGCGGCGTGATGTGTCCCTCCTTCCAGGCCACCGGCGAGGAGAAGGACTCCACCCGGGGCCGGTCCCGGGTGTTGGAGGAGATGATCAACGGCACGTTGATCGACGGCGGCTGGTCGTCGCCACAGGTGCACGACGCGCTCGATCTGTGCCTGTCCTGCAAGGGATGCCGCCGGGACTGCCCGACCGGCATCGACATGGCCGCGTACAAGGCCGAGGTGCTGGACCGGACCTACGACGGCCGGCTGCGGCCGCGGGCGCACTACGCGCTGGGCTGGCTGCCGCGCTGGGGACGGTTGATCACCCGGATCCCGGGCCTGGCCCGGCTGGCCAACCTGTCCCTCGGGCTGCCCGGTGTCGGCCGCTTGCTGAAGATCATCGCCGGCATCGATCCGCGCCGTTCGTTGCCGTCCTTCGAGACCGCCGCCCGGCAGATCAGGTCTCGGGCTGCGGTTGCCGGGCCCGCCAGATCCCTGCAGGGCTTGGGAAGTGTCACCAAGCACGGCCCGGTGATCATCTGGACCGACTCACTGTCCTCGCAGTTCGCCGGTGGACCGATCGCGTCCGCTATCACGGTGCTGCGATCGGCCGGCTACCAGCCGTACCTGTTGGGTCGGGACGCCTGCTGTGGGCTGACCTGGATCACCACCGGTCAGTTGGACGGCGCCCGTCGGCAGTTGCGGCACGCGCTGGACGTGTTGGCACCGTACGCCGAGGCCGGGATTCCGATCGTCGGTCTGGAGCCGTCCTGCCTGGCGGTCTGGCGCAGCGACGCCCCCGAGTTGTTGCCCGATGATCATCGGGTGCCGACAGTGGCGGCCCAGGTCTCCACCCTGGCCGAACTGCTGACCGGCACCGAGGGCTGGCAGCCGCCGGACCTGACCGACGTCGAGCTGGTCGTCCAGCCGCACTGCCACCACAGCTCGGTGATCGGCTGGCAGACCGATGCCGCCCTGCTCGCCCGGACCGGGGCGAAGATCACCACTGTCGGCGGGTGTTGCGGTCTGGCAGGCAACTTCGGTATGGAGCAAGGACATTACGAGGTGAGCCTGAAGGTCGCCGAACACGACCTGCTGCCCGCGGTCCGGCAGGCGGGCCCGGACGCGATCGTGCTGGCCGACGGCTTCTCCTGCCGCACCCAGCTGGCCGAGCTCAGCGACCGGTCGGCGATCAGCCTGGCCGACCTGCTGGCCCGGTAG
- a CDS encoding TerC family protein — protein sequence MVVPIWVWLVTIGVTAAFFVFEFLTHVRTPHEPTIRESAIWSGVYIGLALLFGVGISIVNGPEYGGEYFAGYLTEKALSVDNLFVFLLLMSGFAVPRAYQQKVLLIGIVIALIMRGIFIAVGATLIANLSWVFYIFGALLLILAWRQLRHTDEKDPGDNLITRWARRVLPVTDGFHADRLLTRVDGRRMVTPLFITVVAVGFIDLIFAVDSIPAIYGLTDQAYIVFTANAFALMGLRQLYFLLGGVLERLVYLAQGLAFILGFIGVKLILHALHVNELPFVNGGQPVAWAPEIPTWLSLVVIAAAILVATVASLARTRGQVQSTAVPGDDNAG from the coding sequence GTGGTTGTCCCGATCTGGGTCTGGCTGGTCACCATCGGCGTGACAGCGGCCTTCTTCGTCTTCGAATTCCTCACCCACGTCCGTACTCCGCATGAGCCGACGATCCGCGAATCGGCGATCTGGTCGGGTGTCTACATCGGTCTGGCGTTGCTGTTCGGTGTCGGCATCTCGATCGTCAACGGTCCCGAGTACGGCGGCGAGTACTTCGCCGGCTATCTGACCGAGAAGGCATTGTCGGTCGACAACCTGTTCGTCTTCCTGCTGCTGATGAGCGGATTCGCGGTGCCGCGTGCCTACCAGCAGAAGGTGTTGTTGATCGGCATCGTGATCGCGTTGATCATGCGGGGCATCTTCATCGCGGTCGGCGCGACCTTGATCGCCAATCTGTCCTGGGTCTTCTACATCTTCGGTGCGCTGCTGCTCATCCTTGCCTGGCGGCAGTTGCGGCACACCGACGAGAAGGATCCGGGGGACAACCTGATCACCCGGTGGGCACGCCGGGTGCTGCCGGTCACCGACGGTTTCCACGCCGACCGGCTGCTCACCCGGGTCGACGGTCGCCGGATGGTGACGCCGCTGTTCATCACCGTCGTCGCTGTCGGATTCATCGATCTGATCTTCGCCGTCGACTCGATCCCGGCCATCTACGGGCTGACCGACCAGGCCTACATCGTCTTCACCGCCAACGCCTTCGCGCTGATGGGGCTGCGGCAGCTGTACTTCCTGCTGGGTGGCGTCCTGGAGCGATTGGTCTATCTGGCGCAGGGATTGGCGTTCATCCTCGGCTTCATCGGTGTGAAGTTGATCTTGCACGCGTTGCACGTGAACGAGCTGCCGTTCGTCAACGGCGGTCAACCGGTGGCGTGGGCGCCGGAGATCCCGACCTGGCTGTCGTTGGTGGTGATCGCCGCGGCGATCCTGGTCGCGACCGTCGCCAGCCTGGCCCGTACCCGGGGGCAGGTGCAGTCGACGGCAGTCCCGGGCGACGACAACGCCGGGTGA
- a CDS encoding lipid kinase: MDRTGASNEASRRPSAAALVVNTRSRTGERDFRTARQLLLDRGLPLTSTFGIDDPARIPEVVQELVRSGTDLVVLGGGDGTISAVVDHLADQLPVLGILPLGTANDFARTLGIPTTVAAACEVIAQHHVVDVDLGVMGTNYFANVASVGLSVTTTEVLTDRLKRRAGRLAYPIAVLGAVRRQRPFSAMFTFPDGSRDPIELDQLVQIAVGNGRHYGGGNVVAPDAGLDDHALDVYAIRAERRRDLTAVLRSFRSGAFVHRDNVTHLVTRSVTVTTEPPLPVNVDGELVARTPQEFHVARNALRVLVPVDSTAARLDAGQDPPMPRIR, translated from the coding sequence GTGGATCGTACGGGGGCGTCGAACGAAGCGAGCCGGCGGCCGAGCGCGGCGGCCCTGGTGGTCAACACCCGATCCCGTACCGGCGAACGCGATTTCCGGACCGCCCGGCAACTGCTGCTGGATCGCGGACTGCCGTTGACATCGACCTTCGGGATCGACGACCCGGCGAGGATCCCCGAGGTCGTTCAGGAGTTGGTCCGCTCCGGCACCGATCTGGTCGTCCTCGGCGGCGGCGACGGGACGATCAGTGCCGTTGTCGATCACCTGGCCGACCAGCTGCCCGTGCTCGGCATCCTGCCGCTCGGCACCGCCAACGACTTCGCCCGCACCCTGGGGATCCCGACGACGGTCGCTGCCGCCTGCGAGGTGATCGCCCAGCATCACGTCGTCGACGTCGACCTCGGAGTGATGGGCACCAACTATTTCGCCAATGTCGCCTCGGTCGGCCTGTCGGTGACGACGACCGAGGTGCTCACCGATCGGCTCAAGCGACGAGCGGGCCGGCTGGCCTACCCGATCGCCGTCCTCGGCGCGGTCCGGCGGCAGCGCCCGTTCTCGGCCATGTTCACCTTCCCGGACGGCAGCCGGGACCCGATCGAGCTCGACCAGCTGGTCCAGATCGCGGTCGGCAACGGGCGGCACTACGGCGGCGGCAACGTCGTCGCGCCGGACGCCGGCCTGGATGATCATGCGCTCGACGTCTACGCCATCCGCGCCGAACGGCGCCGCGACCTGACCGCCGTACTCCGCAGCTTCCGCAGCGGCGCCTTCGTGCATCGGGACAACGTCACCCATCTGGTGACCCGCTCGGTGACAGTGACGACAGAGCCACCGTTGCCGGTCAACGTCGATGGTGAGCTGGTTGCTCGGACCCCGCAGGAGTTCCACGTTGCGCGCAACGCCCTCCGGGTGCTGGTGCCGGTCGACTCAACCGCCGCGCGACTGGACGCCGGTCAGGATCCGCCGATGCCGAGGATCCGCTGA
- a CDS encoding MarR family winged helix-turn-helix transcriptional regulator produces MDDTRWLSEAEQRIWRTYLMGGAELLERMDVALRPFDVSLNEYSILVCLSESPDHRLRMSELADAVHQSRSRLTHTVTRMEAAGRVTRTSCGADRRGVWALLTDAGAALLERAAPAHVASVRRHFVDAAGPEDFAALGRAFDAVLDTPRDDGRLAPRQLLRVAPCPTDGPTDSSEQELDDFGTAATG; encoded by the coding sequence ATGGACGACACGCGGTGGCTCAGCGAGGCCGAACAGCGGATCTGGCGCACCTATCTGATGGGCGGTGCCGAGCTGTTGGAGCGGATGGACGTCGCGCTCCGCCCGTTCGACGTGTCCCTGAACGAGTACAGCATCCTGGTCTGCCTGTCGGAGAGTCCCGATCACCGGCTGCGGATGTCGGAACTGGCCGACGCGGTGCATCAGTCGCGGTCCCGGCTCACCCACACGGTCACCCGGATGGAGGCCGCCGGCCGGGTGACCCGGACCAGCTGTGGGGCCGACCGCCGCGGTGTCTGGGCCCTGCTGACCGACGCCGGAGCGGCACTGCTGGAACGGGCAGCGCCGGCCCATGTCGCATCGGTCCGGCGACATTTCGTCGATGCCGCCGGCCCGGAGGACTTCGCCGCGCTCGGTCGGGCTTTCGACGCCGTCCTGGACACTCCGCGTGACGACGGCCGACTGGCGCCGCGCCAACTGCTTCGGGTGGCGCCGTGTCCGACCGACGGTCCCACCGACAGCTCGGAGCAGGAGTTGGACGACTTCGGCACCGCCGCCACCGGCTGA
- a CDS encoding nuclear transport factor 2 family protein: protein MSTTTEHTTESTIEQYLQFWSAATEVDQRAIAAEVFADDVEYHALPGIFHGVDQLIGFRAEFTEHVGPVSYRGRGAADHHHDRARVPWEIVLADGTSFATGTDILDLTDDGRIAAVSAFVDQPPEGFDQHAEH from the coding sequence ATGTCCACCACCACCGAGCACACAACCGAGAGCACGATCGAGCAGTACCTGCAGTTCTGGAGTGCCGCGACCGAGGTCGACCAGCGCGCCATCGCTGCCGAGGTCTTCGCCGACGACGTCGAGTATCACGCGTTGCCGGGGATCTTCCACGGCGTCGACCAGCTGATCGGCTTCCGTGCCGAGTTCACCGAGCACGTCGGGCCGGTCTCGTACCGGGGCCGGGGCGCCGCCGATCATCATCATGATCGGGCCCGGGTGCCGTGGGAGATCGTGCTGGCCGACGGCACCTCGTTCGCCACCGGCACCGACATCCTGGACCTCACCGACGACGGAAGGATCGCAGCGGTCTCGGCCTTCGTCGACCAGCCACCGGAAGGGTTCGACCAGCACGCCGAGCACTGA